A single genomic interval of Sphingobacteriales bacterium harbors:
- a CDS encoding CPBP family intramembrane metalloprotease codes for MKLHQFINLNKKSPCSQLGYFAFIAAGFFLLAQMVSLFILMLFGLSDLQSLSMAQMVQDPTILQGLKWGQAISSLLIFVATGMVLSWLKTGNFWRFYGIQQVPKWGLLLASLALFIVSVPIIQWLNGINQNIVFPPALQHIEQWMQALEKEGEIVTKAFLQGNSVAHLFVNLLIVAAIPAFGEELLFRGGLQTLLVKCLNKPHLAIFMGAFLFSLLHFQFYGFLPRFILGLVLGYMYYYTNNLWYPVLFHFVNNGLQVFLVWAGIISLDSQADELLPNMPVWLVLPALALFVFSGWWFKQQASKVQTPVNDGNI; via the coding sequence ATGAAACTACACCAATTTATTAATCTCAATAAAAAAAGCCCTTGCAGCCAATTAGGCTATTTTGCTTTTATTGCCGCTGGCTTTTTTTTGCTGGCGCAAATGGTTAGTTTATTTATTTTAATGTTGTTTGGCCTTAGCGATTTACAATCGTTAAGCATGGCCCAAATGGTACAAGACCCTACCATTTTACAGGGGCTTAAATGGGGGCAGGCCATAAGCAGCTTATTAATTTTTGTAGCTACCGGCATGGTATTAAGCTGGCTAAAAACAGGGAATTTTTGGCGCTTTTACGGCATCCAACAAGTGCCTAAATGGGGCTTGCTACTGGCAAGTTTGGCTTTGTTTATTGTTTCTGTACCCATTATTCAATGGCTTAACGGCATTAACCAAAATATAGTATTCCCGCCGGCATTGCAACATATTGAGCAATGGATGCAAGCCTTAGAAAAAGAAGGCGAAATTGTTACCAAAGCCTTTTTGCAAGGCAATTCCGTAGCACACTTGTTTGTAAATTTGCTCATAGTTGCCGCTATTCCGGCCTTTGGCGAAGAGTTGCTTTTTAGGGGCGGGCTTCAAACTTTACTTGTTAAATGCCTAAACAAACCACATTTGGCCATATTTATGGGTGCTTTTTTATTTAGTTTATTGCATTTTCAGTTTTACGGTTTTTTACCGCGTTTTATATTAGGTTTGGTTTTGGGTTATATGTATTATTACACCAATAATTTATGGTACCCTGTTTTGTTTCATTTTGTTAACAATGGCCTTCAGGTGTTTTTGGTTTGGGCGGGTATTATTTCGCTCGATAGCCAGGCCGACGAATTGTTGCCCAATATGCCTGTTTGGTTGGTTTTGCCGGCTTTGGCGTTGTTTGTTTTTTCCGGATGGTGGTTTAAACAACAAGCTTCAAAAGTGCAAACTCCGGTTAACGATGGCAATATTTAG
- the rsmA gene encoding ribosomal RNA small subunit methyltransferase A, giving the protein MKKIKSLGQHFLRSNAIAQRVANNVEVPYQNCTTVVEVGPGEGMLTQFLLQIPDIDLWVCELDDRLPQVLRAKFPETVLPSEKILLGDVLQMRLPQRFPDGFSLVGNFPYNISSQLLIMAYTHRQQIGQLVGMFQREVAQRVCAQPGSKVYGQLSVLLQAFFEVSYLFTVERGNFDPPPQVQSAVIRLTRRATDALNGTPEPIFRALVKQAFATRRKQLANCLKAYQFNFDDSVLPPTILQKRAEQLSLADFSELARIAVVKETKK; this is encoded by the coding sequence ATGAAAAAAATTAAATCGCTGGGGCAACATTTTTTGCGCAGCAACGCCATAGCGCAACGGGTAGCTAATAATGTGGAGGTGCCTTACCAAAACTGCACAACGGTTGTTGAGGTAGGCCCTGGCGAGGGTATGTTGACGCAATTTTTACTTCAAATTCCGGATATTGATTTATGGGTTTGCGAGTTAGACGACCGCTTGCCCCAAGTGTTGCGGGCTAAATTTCCGGAAACAGTTTTACCCTCTGAAAAAATATTGTTAGGCGATGTTTTACAAATGCGTTTGCCGCAACGTTTTCCGGATGGATTTAGTTTGGTAGGCAATTTTCCGTACAATATTTCGTCTCAGTTGCTAATTATGGCCTATACACACAGGCAACAAATTGGGCAGTTGGTAGGCATGTTTCAGCGCGAGGTGGCGCAGCGGGTTTGTGCGCAGCCGGGCAGTAAGGTTTATGGGCAATTAAGTGTATTGTTACAGGCATTTTTTGAGGTTTCGTACTTGTTTACTGTCGAGCGCGGCAATTTCGACCCGCCCCCGCAGGTTCAAAGCGCGGTAATTAGGCTTACTCGCAGGGCTACCGATGCCCTTAACGGCACCCCCGAACCCATTTTTAGGGCATTAGTAAAACAAGCTTTTGCCACCCGCCGCAAGCAGTTGGCAAATTGTTTAAAAGCCTATCAATTTAATTTTGATGATTCGGTACTGCCACCCACCATATTACAAAAACGCGCCGAGCAACTAAGCCTTGCCGATTTTAGCGAATTAGCCCGGATTGCGGTGGTTAAAGAAACAAAAAAATAA
- a CDS encoding leucyl aminopeptidase, whose translation MRIESVAKISKNTPIVYVGLPNSNWAKVFNDAQVAQIAQLNAANCHQVVFNDGSTVAIAACVKTDANPDIQTENYRLAGAEITKELNRLKINKAGIHNVDGNETASLAVAEGAFLAGYQFTRYISDKKRFNTLQTIEVPTNMASAAAITELSHVLTAVCNARDLVNEPVITLTAPKLADEIARLGKAAGVKVTIFDKARITKEKMGGILAVNAGSIDEPRFTIMEYKPKNAKNKQPIVLVGKGVVYDTGGLSLKPSDGMEWMKCDMGGAAAVACAICAAAHNQLPLHIVGLIPSTDNRPGGNAYTPGDVITHYGGTTCEVLNTDAEGRLILADALAYAKQYKPELVIDIATLTGAAVIAVGHQGMLLMGNDAATNYKQQITACSYEVYERLAELPLWGEFKEQLKSDIADLKNIGGRPAGSITAAKFLEHFTDYPWMHVDMAPTGWAEKAHGYFTAHGTGMGVRLFYQFLKQRANNS comes from the coding sequence ATGCGTATCGAATCCGTTGCAAAAATATCGAAAAATACGCCCATTGTGTATGTGGGTTTACCAAATTCTAATTGGGCTAAAGTTTTTAATGATGCCCAGGTGGCGCAAATTGCCCAATTAAATGCCGCCAACTGCCACCAGGTAGTATTTAACGACGGCAGTACAGTGGCCATCGCTGCCTGTGTAAAAACCGATGCTAATCCCGATATTCAAACCGAAAACTACCGTTTAGCCGGTGCCGAAATAACAAAAGAACTAAACCGATTAAAAATAAACAAAGCAGGCATACATAACGTTGATGGCAACGAAACAGCAAGTTTAGCCGTAGCCGAAGGTGCTTTTTTGGCCGGATACCAGTTTACCCGCTATATTTCTGATAAAAAACGCTTCAACACGCTGCAAACCATTGAAGTGCCAACCAATATGGCCAGCGCTGCCGCCATTACCGAACTTAGCCACGTGCTTACTGCCGTTTGTAATGCCCGCGACTTAGTAAACGAGCCTGTAATTACCTTAACTGCCCCAAAACTTGCCGACGAAATTGCCCGCTTAGGCAAAGCCGCCGGTGTAAAAGTTACTATTTTTGACAAAGCGCGTATTACAAAAGAAAAAATGGGCGGCATATTGGCCGTAAACGCCGGCAGTATAGACGAGCCGCGCTTTACTATTATGGAATACAAGCCTAAAAATGCCAAAAATAAACAACCTATTGTGCTTGTGGGCAAAGGCGTAGTGTACGACACCGGCGGTCTTAGTTTAAAACCATCAGACGGGATGGAGTGGATGAAATGTGATATGGGCGGCGCTGCGGCTGTGGCTTGTGCCATTTGTGCTGCGGCACACAACCAGTTGCCTTTACATATTGTTGGCCTTATACCCTCGACCGATAACAGACCCGGCGGCAATGCCTATACTCCCGGCGATGTAATTACCCACTACGGCGGCACTACCTGCGAAGTGCTAAATACCGATGCCGAAGGTCGCCTTATTTTGGCCGATGCCCTTGCTTACGCCAAACAATATAAACCCGAACTTGTAATTGATATTGCTACCCTTACCGGCGCGGCTGTTATTGCTGTTGGCCACCAAGGTATGCTGCTAATGGGCAACGATGCCGCCACAAACTACAAACAACAAATTACAGCCTGTAGCTACGAGGTATATGAACGCTTGGCCGAACTACCGTTGTGGGGCGAATTTAAAGAACAACTAAAAAGCGATATTGCCGACCTTAAAAATATTGGTGGCCGCCCTGCTGGCTCAATTACCGCCGCTAAATTTTTAGAGCATTTTACCGACTATCCATGGATGCACGTTGATATGGCCCCAACCGGATGGGCCGAAAAAGCACACGGATATTTTACAGCGCACGGTACGGGCATGGGCGTTAGGTTGTTTTACCAATTTCTAAAACAACGGGCTAATAACTCCTAA
- a CDS encoding SprT-like domain-containing protein — MSPENLASKLAAYMPQAASPIIANWLIKYNIKLIITNARISKLGDFRVETRFQHTYLSISVNGNLNQYSFLQTLLHEFAHFFTWQKYSHNVKPHGPEWKQIYIDTITPFLTNDFFPDDLIAAIRSNNINPKASSCSNPQLIQALRRYDAHNTPELSSTENGVNYTTLDLLPEGAKFILKQSGLNLEPV; from the coding sequence ATGTCTCCTGAAAATTTAGCCTCAAAATTAGCCGCCTACATGCCCCAGGCTGCAAGCCCAATTATTGCAAACTGGTTAATTAAATACAATATTAAACTTATAATTACTAATGCCCGCATAAGTAAACTTGGCGATTTTAGAGTAGAAACCAGATTTCAGCACACGTATTTATCAATTAGCGTAAATGGCAACCTCAACCAATATTCATTTTTACAAACCTTGTTGCATGAGTTTGCCCACTTTTTTACCTGGCAAAAATACAGCCATAACGTAAAACCGCACGGCCCCGAGTGGAAACAAATTTATATTGATACGATTACCCCTTTTTTAACCAACGATTTTTTTCCGGATGACCTTATTGCCGCCATCCGCTCAAACAATATAAACCCAAAGGCAAGTAGCTGCTCAAACCCACAGCTAATACAGGCACTAAGGCGTTATGACGCGCATAACACACCTGAATTATCATCAACCGAAAACGGTGTTAATTATACTACACTCGATTTACTTCCGGAAGGAGCTAAATTTATACTCAAACAATCGGGGTTAAATTTAGAGCCTGTCTAA
- the rfbC gene encoding dTDP-4-dehydrorhamnose 3,5-epimerase, whose protein sequence is MIITPTPIADLLVLAPQVFEDERGFFYETFNANFFKKNGLNYHFVQDNQAWSNYGVLRGLHFQEGAFAQAKLVRVVAGCVFDVAVDLRPNSPTYHQWFGIELSAKNRKQLLIPRGFAHGYVALTAAAEFYYKCDNFYHKASEAGIRYNCPKLNINWPVEEQGLIISEKDLALPFLT, encoded by the coding sequence ATGATTATTACCCCCACACCTATTGCCGATTTGTTAGTACTTGCGCCACAGGTGTTTGAAGACGAAAGAGGTTTTTTTTACGAAACTTTTAATGCTAATTTTTTTAAGAAAAACGGGTTAAATTACCATTTTGTACAAGACAATCAGGCGTGGTCGAATTATGGTGTGTTGCGCGGATTGCATTTTCAAGAAGGGGCATTTGCACAGGCAAAATTAGTGCGGGTTGTTGCCGGATGCGTTTTTGATGTGGCCGTTGATTTGCGGCCAAACTCGCCCACCTACCATCAATGGTTTGGTATTGAACTAAGCGCAAAAAACCGCAAACAACTACTAATACCGCGTGGGTTTGCTCATGGATATGTTGCACTTACAGCCGCTGCCGAGTTTTACTATAAATGCGACAATTTTTATCATAAAGCCAGCGAGGCCGGCATCCGTTACAACTGCCCTAAATTAAATATAAACTGGCCTGTTGAAGAACAAGGTCTTATAATTTCGGAAAAAGATTTGGCGCTGCCATTTTTAACTTGA